In Shewanella psychrotolerans, the genomic stretch TCGTGAAATTCAATAATAAACAGAGTACAATCGGCTACTTGTTTTCACTGCGCACCCAATCGATTTAGATGATTAAAAAACAGAGAGCCTTTCTTAAATGGGCTGGCGGAAAATTTAAACTGGTTGATGCGCTTACGCAACACCTTCCCCAAGGCGATAGACTCGTCGAGCCTTTTGTCGGCGCAGGTTCGGTATTCCTAAATACGCGCTATAAGCGTTATTTATTGTGTGATATCAACCAAGATTTGATCAATCTGTATCAGATCGTCCAAGACACTCCCGAAAAATATATTACTGCGGCTAAAGCCATGTTTGTTGATGTGAAGAACGACAAAGAGGCTTATTACCAAGTTCGTCGAGAATTCAATCAGACATCAGATCCATTTCTGCGTTCGGTGTACTTCCTTTATATGAATCGTCACGGCTTTAATGGCTTATGTCGATACAATAAGAAAGGCGGGTTTAATGTGCCTTTTGGCTCATATAAAAAGCCCTATTTCCCCCACGATGAGATAATGGGTTTTGCTGAAAAAGCGCAAAATGCTGAATTTCAATGTATTGGTTACGAACAGGCATTTGATTTAACCAAGGCGGGAGATGTGGTTTATTGCGATCCTCCATATGCACCTCTATCGACGACTTCAAGTTTTACCACCTATGTCGGTTCAGGTTTTAGCTTAGATGATCAGGCGTTACTTGCTCGAAAGGCGCGCCATACAGCGATAGACCGAGGTATTCCTGTCTTGATCAGTAACCACGATATTGCGCTAACTCGAGAGCTATATCATGGTGCACGTTTTGATACTATTCAGGTGCAGCGCAATATAAGCCAAAATGGTAGTGGACGTAAAAAAGTTGATGAGTTGATGGCGCTGTATGATGATAGATACCACAGCGAGAATGATTAAGCTAAAACTAGTTTTACAATAAATATCAGAGATATAACTAATACAATTGCAATAAGGATTCCCATAATGATGAACGGGATTGGAGAGCGTGATTGAAAGTCTCTGTGACGATTACGCTCAGTTTGCACACCAAAAAACGCTGCTATTGTCGATAATAGCAATCGAAATAGAGATTGCCGTCTAGTAGCGATTTTGCTGGCTCGTTGGATTAACATCGTCTATCGGTCTTTCATGATGACCGTGAAGTAACTCTAACAAATCGAGAAAATGAAACTGACTAGAGCGACTTTTACCTGTAAGCCAGTTTCCCCAGCTAACATTATCGCCCTGTTGAGCACAGCGGTTGTTTGGGTGGTTGGCGGGTAATGTAGGATTGTAATTAGTATTGCCATCACATACGCAGGCAACTGATGTGCTGTTATCCGAAAGACTCGTCACGCTTAAGGCTGTCATCCCAACAGCTACGGCCGCAATCGCCAGCATCACAGCTGATTTCATGCTAGCAGAAAGCTTTGTCCTGTCTTTCATTCCAATATCCTGTTGAATAAGCAACCCATACAATTGAAGGCATTATAGCAAATACGTTTATATTTTGAACATGTTTTCTGCGTTCAAATTTACAGACAGTGAAATTTGCTCATTTCTGAGGTTGTGCATGGGTTTATATTGGATAAGTCCTAGAGTGGCAATACGCCAATAAGGTAGAATAGCGTATTTGTTATCCATACTAGCGAGTTTGCCATGCGCCCATTTTTAATTGCTCCTTCAATTTTATCTGCTGATTTTGCCCGTTTAGGGGAAGATGTTGATGCCGTGCTCAGTGCTGGTGCGGATGTTGTTCATTTTGATGTGATGGACAATCATTATGTTCCAAATTTAACCATTGGCCCTATGGTTTGTAAGGCGCTGCGAGATTACGGCGTAACTGCTGATATCGACGTGCATCTAATGGTTAAGCCCGTTGATCGTATTATTCCGGATTTTGCCGAAGCTGGAGCCTCTATCATTACCTTCCACCCTGAAGCATCTGAACATATTGATAGAAGCTTGCAATTGATAAAAGAGTCTGGCTGTAAGGCTGGGTTGGTATTTAATCCAGGTACTCCACTGCACTACTTAGATTATGTAATGGATAAGCTTGATGTGATCTTATTGATGTCGGTTAATCCTGGATTTGGTGGCCAGTCATTTATTCCTGCGACGCTAGATAAACTGCGCCAAGTGCGCGAGCGTATCGATGCAAGTGGCTTCGATATCCGCTTAGAAGTTGATGGTGGTGTAAAGGTTGATAATATTGCCGAAATAGCCGCTGCTGGTGCCGATATGTTTGTCGCGGGGTCAGCTATCTTCAATAAACCCGATTATAAAGCCGTTATTGACGAGATGCGTCAAGAGCTAGCTAAGGTAGATGCAAACTCATGATTAATGGTAAACAGCTAAAGGCAATCGCTTTTGATCTGGACGGCACATTAATTGACAGTGTACCTGATCTGCATGCCGCAACCAACGCCACGCTCGAAGAGTTAGGGCTAGCAATTTGTCAAGAAGAGCAAGTGCGCTCATGGGTGGGAAACGGCGCCGAAAAGTTAATGGAGCGTGCACTGACCTTTGCCAAAGCAACAGACATTGAAAATGCCGAGTTACAAATGGCGATGCCAGTGTTTATGCGTCATTATGAACAGCATCTTCAGTGTCACAGTAAGCTATATGATGGTGTTAAAGCTGCGCTTGAGCAGTTAGTTCAAGCAGGACACAAGCTGGCCATTGTCACTAATAAACCTTATCGTTTTACCGTCCCCTTGCTTGAGGCATTCGGTATTGATCATCTCTTTAGCCTAGTTCTTGGCGGGGATTCACTCGAAAAGATGAAGCCCGATCCGCTGCCATTAACTCACCTGTTAACCGAGTGGCAGCTTTTACCGTCGCAACTTTTGATGGTGGGTGACTCTAAAAACGATATTTTTGCAGCTAAAGCGGCGGGTATTGCCTCAATCGGCTTGACCTATGGGTACAACTACGGTGAAGATATTGGGCTCAGCGGTCCAACGGCCGTCTGTGACACCTTTAGCGAAGTATTGGCGCAAATAACAGATCGTCAAAATGTATTGGAGCAATAAAACGTATGACTAAACCTATCGTTCTTAGCGGTGCCCAGCCGTCAGGTGAATTAACCATTGGTAACTATATGGGCGCGTTACGTCAGTGGGTTGCTATGCAAGATAGTCATGATTGCCTGTACTGCGTTGTTGATCTGCATGCTATTACCGTTCGCCAAGATCCTGCAAAATTGCGTGACGCTTGTCTAGATACGCTCGCGCTGTATTTAGCGTGTGGTGTCGATCCGAAAAAGAGCACGGTATTTATTCAGTCTCAGGTACCGCAGCATACCCAACTTGGGTGGGCGCTTAACTGTTACACCCAAATGGGTGAGTTAAACCGTATGACCCAGTTTAAGGATAAGTCGCAAAAGCATGCTAATAATATCAATGTTGGCCTATTCGGCTACCCTGTATTGATGGCTGCCGATATTTTGCTTTATCAGGCTAATGAAATTCCTGTAGGGCAAGATCAGAAACAACATCTTGAGCTGACTCGTGATATTGCGACTCGCTTCAATAATGCCTATGGCGAGACATTTACCATTCCTGAGCCATTTATCCCGGAGCACGGTGCTAAGGTGATGTCGTTGCAAGATCCGCTTAAGAAGATGTCTAAGTCAGATGACAACCGTAACAATGTCATTGGTCTGCTTGAAGATCCTAAAGCAGTATTGAAAAAGCTCAAGAAAGCGATGACCGATAGTGACGAGCCACCTGTGGTACGTTTCGATGTTGAAAATAAGCCTGGTGTTTCAAACCTACTTAGCTTGATGTCAGGTGTGACGGGTCAAAGTATTGCTAGTATTGAAAAAGATTTTGAAGGCAAGATGTACGGTCATCTAAAAGTTGCAGCTGGCGAAGCCGTCGTTGGCATGCTTGAGCCTTTACAAGCACGCTTCAAAGAGTTTAGAGCCGATCAAACATTCCTCAATCAAGTGATGCATGAAGGTGCCGAAAAAGCACAAGCACGTGCAGAAGTGACCCTGAAGAAGGTTTATGAAAAGATTGGTTTGTTAGTTTAAGTCATTATCTTTAATGCTAAAAAAGCTAGCTTTGCTGGCTTTTTTTTTATGGAACTTGGACTCGCGCTATAAAGGTAATACCAATTAAGACATTCACAACGTCCTTGTTGTTTGCAACCAGTGAAGAGCATAGTTGAACTAGGCTCAAACTGGTTAACACAGCATCAAAAGCGCTGAGTCGATCAACTTCTTATACTGATTGGTATTAGCAAAGACGCAAGCGGGAGAGATTGCCGCTTCCGAGTACAGTGGACTGCTTTTTTGCGTGTTCTTTGGCTGGCTCTAGTTTGATGAATGGCTCGATGCTTTAAGCTGGTTCGGGGCGGCATTAATTGTGCTACCGTCGTTACTGCTACCTAAAGTGACATTAGCTATAGCAAAACGTAGGCTTGCGTTGCAGCAGTTATAAAGCAAATAAGCCAAGCACCATTATGAGCTTGGCGTATCGAGTACTTTAATCACTTTCCTGACACCAGCCGTGTTGCGAGCGATCTCCACAGCTAAATCAGCCTGGTCTCGAGTGACAACCCCAAGTAAAAAAACTTCACCGTTTTCGGTGATCACTTTTATGCGGGTCACATCTAACTCTTTATCATTGAGCATGCGGGTTTTCACCTTAGTGGTAACCCAAGTGTCGTTGCTGCGAGTGGTAAAAGAGATCGGATTGCCAATGCGGATCTGGTTATGGATTTTGCCGCCAAGGTTTAAGCCTTTCACCGTGTTTATCGCCTTATCGCGCAACATGGAGTTTGGCGCTTGCCCTATCATGAGCACATTACCATTCATGGCGACACCTGTGATATTGGTTTGATTTTTAATATCTTCATGAGCGGCAAGGGCACTCGATATTTGGAAATCAGCATTGGTATCGTCTAGCTGGGTTGAAAAGCTGCGTTCATCATTGAGCATCATGGCACCGCCAACAGCGCCGACCATTACGGCACCAGCGCAGCCTTGCAGCATTAACACTATCGCAATTAATGGGAGCAGAGCTCTCATGCTTGCTCGTCCTGTGGGAAAAGGGTGCGATCGATATTGTCACAAAGACAGTGAATAACCAATAAATGAACTTCTTGAATGCGAGCGGTCACATTGGAAGGCACTCGTACCTCGACATCATTTACGCCCATTAGGCCTGCCATAGCACCACCATCTTTACCCGTGAGCGCCACTATGGTCATATCGCGGCTTAGAGCGGCTTCCATTGCCTTGATTACGTTGCCAGAGTTACCGCTGGTGGAGATGGCAAGCAGGATGTCACCTGGTTGCCCTAGGGCCAATATCTGCTTAGAAAAAATCTCATCATAGCTATAGTCATTGCCAATTGCCGTGATCGTCGATGTATCGGTTGTTAAGGCGATCGCCGGCAAAGGTGGACGTTCGATTTCGTAACGATTTAGCAGTTCGGCAGAGAAATGTTGTGCATCACCCGCGCTACCACCATTACCACAGGCCAGAATTTTATTACCGCTTAATAGGCATTGCACCATCATCTCTGCTGCTTTCTCAATGGCCTCTGGTAAGGCTTCGGCAGCATCGATCTTAGTTTGGATCGAGTGAGTAAAGCTGTCTTTAATGCGTTCTAACATGGATGTATCCTTAAGAATGAAAACTTTGTTAACCAGCCTCAAGTGGTATCAGCGAGGCTTAAAGATCACTAAAATGCATCGGTGATCCAATTAATTTCACTAGCATCTATTGCAACGACATCGAAGCGACATTGAGCATCAATATTGTGTCGTTGCATATAATGGCTCGCCGCTCGGCGTAACCTATCAATCTTGCCTTTGCTAATCGCCTGTATTGCGCCGCCAAATTGTTTAGATTGGCGATACTTAACTTCAATAAAAATCCATTTTTGACCTTGCATCATTATGAGGTCAATTTCACCAAATGGATAGCGCACATTACGCTCGACAAGCTTAAGCCCCTGTTGTTCCAAATAGGCAAGTGCATTGTCTTCAGCTTGCTGCCCTAGGCTGAGGTGCTTTGGCTGCGTCATATTGGTCGCAGGTTCCCACGTTGATAGCGACCCCAGCTTAGCTGACGGTTAATAGTACCATTGGGCGAGGCAGAAAGCAGTCCGCTACGTCCTGAATATTGATAGCCTGGAAGCGCACGCATCTGGGCAAGTTTACTCACCAGTTCAAGTGCATCGTACCCCATGATATAGAGACGTTTCTGACTATTGCTCCAAGTGGGCCAAAGCTGCTCAACTTCAGCGGTTTCGCTATTGTTCTGAAGTAACCAAGGGATATCACTAATGGTTAAATTATTGAGCTCTTGGGCAGAGGCTCTTGAGTTACTTTCTATACGGCTGCGACTGGTGGTGTACAGCGGCACGGGTTCGGCAAATACACTGAAATTCACATCGATAAATGGCTTAAGCAGCGGTAAATCTTGGTTATTGGCTATCATGTAAATTGCATCGATATCACGGCGAGATCTAAAATCGGCTTCAATTTTGCTGCCTAATAGTGCTTTGATGCGCGCAATTCGCTCTTTACTGTCCAAAACGCCGAGAGACTTCTGCACCGTTACTTTCATTTCGTCACCACTGTTATAAAAATGCACTTCAGCGGTTTGTTGAGTAAGAGATTGCCATTTTTGGTTAAATGACTCTGCCATTCGTTGACCAATACTATCATTACTGGCCAGCAACAGTGGTGTCGTGATTCCATCGTTAAACAGCTTTTGCGCGGCATCGATGGCTTCATCTATAGGAGAAAGTGCAAAGAAAAACTGATCCTGATTTGGCGTTATGTTGTCGGCATTATTGAGGAACAGCTGAGGAATGACCTGTTTTTTATCGTCGGATGTTGCTGAAAAATGGCTCTGTTGTGCTTGTAACAGCGTTTCGACTTCAGACTGCAGCAGCGGGCCGATAATAAACTCCGCACCAGCATCAATGGCTTGTTGATAGGCTAGGTCTGCACCAATGGCCGAATCGTAAAAGTTCACTGAGACAGAGTCGTCTGGATTAGCGAAGTAACTCGAGATAATCCCTTGTTTCACCGTGTTAGCGATAGCGGCTCTTGGGCCTGTGAGTGGCAGCAGTACCGCTATGTTCTTTGGCTTATAGGGCTTAGCATTAATCGCTCTTTCGAGATCGGTCGGTAATTTTATCGCACCAGGATGGCGAGGGTTATCATGCTGCCAATTTCCTAAATGTTGCACTAGGATCTGAGGGTCTATGGCATAATGCTTCGCGATATACGCCAGCTGCAACCAGCCTGAAAAAATCGGATTGCTAGTATCTTGACTAAACGAGAGTAAAGTTTGTTCGTGTAGCGGTTGTAGTATACGCCAGATCTGATCGCTTACTTCGTTAGCTTCTGCCGTCGGAAGATGCTTACTGAGTAGACTGAGCTGCCTTGCTTGTTCAATAGGTTGCTTGGTGAGTTGGTATAATCGCGCTTTTAACTGGTAGTACGAGACCATTTGCCAATCGGCTAAACGCCATTGGCTAGGATAATTCAGTTGAGCTAAGGCATCATCATAGGTTGAGGTTAACTCTAACACCCGAGCTGTTAAGTATTTATGTTCTGCAACTAGTTCTGGTTTTTGAGTCAAGTTGCTTTTTATCGATGCGAGTGTCTTGGTCGAATTAGATGTATCGCCTTGATTTATAAAGGCATGGGCGGCAAGAAGCATCAATCTGTCACGCTGTTCGCTCGACTTTGCCTGCGCGGCATCGGCTAGATATTGTGAGCCACTTAACGGGGCAGTCACCAAAGACACTTGGCTATCGGCCTCTTTTACGGGCGCTGTTTGCGTGGCACAACCGAATAAAACAGTTGATAAAATCGCGATTGAGATAAATTTAGTTGTATTCAGGCTTTTTAACACAGGACTTCACTCTGGTAAGATGCTGTCTGTAGTTTAACCTTCTCTTCCGCTTGACGAAAGTCTTGTGACAATCATTACAGAGGTAGATATGGACCTGTCGGTCGCACTTTACATTGTTCCAACTCCAATCGGTAACCTTGGAGACATCAGCAGCCGCGCTATCGAGGTGTTGAATCAGGTATCACTTATCGCCTGTGAAGATACTCGCCATAGTGGCAAACTTCTTAGCCATTTTGGTATCGAAACCCGTAAAACTGCGCTGCATGATCACAATGAAAGAGATCGCGCCCAATGGATCATTCAGAAATTGTCTAATGGAGAGGCGGTAGCATTGATCTCCGATGCGGGGACACCGTTAATATCTGATCCAGGTTATCACTTAGTTTCTCAAGTGCGTGAGGCGGGTTATAACGTGATCCCGCTGCCGGGTCCTTGTGCGGCCATTACCGCCCTGAGTGCATCGGGTTTGCCGTCAGATCGTTTTTCGTTTGAAGGTTTTTTACCTGCTAAAGAGAAAGGGCGTTTGGATAAATTAACCGAACTCGCCGAAGACCCTCGCACACTGATTTTTTATGAATCGCCTCATCGCATAGTACATAGCCTTGAATCTATCGTGACCGCATTAGGCGCGGATCGTCATGTTGTCATGGCGAGAGAGGTGACTAAGACATTCGAAACCTTCCTGTCAGGACCTGTTGCTGAAATATTAGAAACCGTCAAACAAGATCCTAATCAGCAGAAAGGTGAAATTGTGCTCATGTGTCACGGACATCGTGTGGACGAAGATCAAGGCATACCAACGGTCGCGGTAAATACCCTCAAGCTGCTCAGTGAGGAGTTACCGCTGAAAAAAGCGGCCGCCATCGCCGCACAAATACATGGTTTGAAGAAAAATGCTTTATATAAGTTTGGCTTAGAGCTGGGTCTGTAACCCTATTTTGTTGCGAAAGCCATTGTGACCACAGTGCTTCCAATATTAGGTGGTACGCTTGGCCTCATTAGGCTATAATCCGCGCCGAGTTGGCCAGACAGTTGCTGCGTTCGCAAGAACGGGGAGGAAAGTCCGGGCTTCAAAGAGCAGGGTACCAGGTAACGCCTGGGCGGTGTGAACCGACGACAAGTGCAGCAGAGAGGAGACCGCCAGTCTTCGGATTGGTAAGGGTGAAAGGGTGCGGTAAGAGCGCACCGGGCGGCTAGTAATAGTCCGTTGCAAGGTAAACTCTACCCGAAGCAAGACCAAATAGGGTCCCGTATGGCGCTGCTCGCGTTGGGACCGGGTAGGTCGCTTGAGCCTGTGAGCGATTGCAGGCCTAGATGAATAACTGTCCACGACAGGACCCGGCTTATCGGCCAACTCAACCTCTTTAATTAGAAGGCCTCACAGCGATGTGAGGCCTTTTATGTTTATGCTATCTCGGTATCGTAAAATAGCGATACTTAGTGTTGTTCAGCTCCTGCTTCTCCTTTTCCTTCTCCTCGTGCTCATTACCCATTACTCATTCGGCGTTAATGGTAGCAATGGACCTTGTTGGTAAAACATTGAAGGGTTGAGACCAAATGGCGTAGAGGGTCGGATTCGTCTAGAGGTTATAAGCAGCAGACTATTGCTGCGCAATAGAATAAAGCTGTATATGCTTTATCGTGACGTTTAAATGATCTTTTTTGTGTTAACATCCATAGTTTAACTATCACTAAATAGATACATTATAAAATACAGATAAAGGTCACTGCTCATTTTGCGATGGATGCAAAGCCTGCAAGGGGTTAAAAAGGGGTTCAACGATGCAAATGGTCTTATGCCGTTTCTATGCAAATATTAGATAATCGTACTTTACTCGTCGTCATTGCGCTTATTTCAATCGGCTCCGCCGTGGCGTTAATTTCGTTGTGGCGAGCACAAAACAAGCGTAATGGATCTGGCTTTTGGGCATCGGGCATGTCTTGTATTGCGTTGGCTAGTGTGCTGCTTTTTGGCCGTGGCTCTCTGCCAGAATTTCTCTCCTTGGTTATCGCTAACACTTTTTATGTTGTTGGTTTCTTACTTATTTATCGTGGCATACGTATTTTTACTGGTCGTGAACCCTTAGGGCTATTTGATATTAGTTTTCCGCTGCTGATGTCGCTGTTGTTTTGTTATTTCTACTATATCGATAATAACCTTAATATTAGAATCGCTGTGCTCAGCGCAGCCTTTTTCATTATATGTACCATGGTTGTGAAAACGTTACTGGCGGAAAAGGACGCTCCATGGCGCACCGCAGGGTATGCGGTTGCGTTTATGTTTGGTCTATTTGGTTTATCCCATGGCAGCCGCGGCATTATTGCACTCTTTTCTGCTTCATATACTGGATTTCTAGATCCGAGCGTGACTTCAAGCATCGTTTTATTAAGCAGCGTGTTTATTATTGGTGGAATTGCTATTTCGCTGGTCTTATTAAGTTATTCGGTATTAGAGGCGAGATTACGCATAGTCTCTTTAGCAATTGAGCAGTCGGCATCATCCATTGTTATTACTGATAAAGTTGGTGCGATTAAATATGTAAACCCAGCCTTTATCGATAAAACGGGTTATAGCTCAGAAGAACTGATGGGACAAAATCCTCGTGTGTTACAATCAGGTGAAATGGACGCTAGTGAATATTCAAGATTATGGCAGACGATCTCCTCTGGAGATACGTGGCGTGGCGAATTTCATAATCGTAAGAAAAATGGTGAGTTTTTTTGGGAGATAGCCTCTATTGCGCCAGTGAAGCAGCGTAATGGTCACATTAGTCATTTTGTGGCTGTTAAAGAAGATATCTCAGCGCTAAAAGAGGCCAAAGAGCGGATCCACCACTTAGCTAATCACGATGGATTAACAGGGCTACCCTCCAGGACTTTTTTTATGCAAAGCCTGAGCAATGTCTTGCGATCTGAGCATGCTAAAAACTGTGCTGTGCTGTTTGTTGATTTAGATGGTTTTAAGGCGATCAATGATTCGTTTGGGCATGATGCCGGTGACCAGTTGTTAATCGAAGCGACTCGGCGTCTGAGTTGCAGCGTTCGCGATATTGATATTGTTGGGCGTATTGGCGGTGATGAGTTTTTAATTTTATGCACAGAAGTCGAGAGCCAAGCTGCGGTGAAGTTAGTTGCTGAGCATATTGTTAATCTATTGGCTCAGCCTTTTATTTATGATGATGCGGAGGTCACTATCTCCGCCAGTATTGGGATCGCCTTTTATCCTCAAGATAGTGATGATGCAGAGACCTTGGTTAAAATGGCCGATAAGGCGATGTATCAGGTTAAAAGGCAAGGTAAAAATAATTACGCTTTT encodes the following:
- a CDS encoding Dam family site-specific DNA-(adenine-N6)-methyltransferase is translated as MIKKQRAFLKWAGGKFKLVDALTQHLPQGDRLVEPFVGAGSVFLNTRYKRYLLCDINQDLINLYQIVQDTPEKYITAAKAMFVDVKNDKEAYYQVRREFNQTSDPFLRSVYFLYMNRHGFNGLCRYNKKGGFNVPFGSYKKPYFPHDEIMGFAEKAQNAEFQCIGYEQAFDLTKAGDVVYCDPPYAPLSTTSSFTTYVGSGFSLDDQALLARKARHTAIDRGIPVLISNHDIALTRELYHGARFDTIQVQRNISQNGSGRKKVDELMALYDDRYHSEND
- a CDS encoding DUF2970 domain-containing protein; this translates as MLIQRASKIATRRQSLFRLLLSTIAAFFGVQTERNRHRDFQSRSPIPFIIMGILIAIVLVISLIFIVKLVLA
- the rpe gene encoding ribulose-phosphate 3-epimerase; this encodes MRPFLIAPSILSADFARLGEDVDAVLSAGADVVHFDVMDNHYVPNLTIGPMVCKALRDYGVTADIDVHLMVKPVDRIIPDFAEAGASIITFHPEASEHIDRSLQLIKESGCKAGLVFNPGTPLHYLDYVMDKLDVILLMSVNPGFGGQSFIPATLDKLRQVRERIDASGFDIRLEVDGGVKVDNIAEIAAAGADMFVAGSAIFNKPDYKAVIDEMRQELAKVDANS
- a CDS encoding phosphoglycolate phosphatase; the encoded protein is MINGKQLKAIAFDLDGTLIDSVPDLHAATNATLEELGLAICQEEQVRSWVGNGAEKLMERALTFAKATDIENAELQMAMPVFMRHYEQHLQCHSKLYDGVKAALEQLVQAGHKLAIVTNKPYRFTVPLLEAFGIDHLFSLVLGGDSLEKMKPDPLPLTHLLTEWQLLPSQLLMVGDSKNDIFAAKAAGIASIGLTYGYNYGEDIGLSGPTAVCDTFSEVLAQITDRQNVLEQ
- the trpS gene encoding tryptophan--tRNA ligase yields the protein MTKPIVLSGAQPSGELTIGNYMGALRQWVAMQDSHDCLYCVVDLHAITVRQDPAKLRDACLDTLALYLACGVDPKKSTVFIQSQVPQHTQLGWALNCYTQMGELNRMTQFKDKSQKHANNINVGLFGYPVLMAADILLYQANEIPVGQDQKQHLELTRDIATRFNNAYGETFTIPEPFIPEHGAKVMSLQDPLKKMSKSDDNRNNVIGLLEDPKAVLKKLKKAMTDSDEPPVVRFDVENKPGVSNLLSLMSGVTGQSIASIEKDFEGKMYGHLKVAAGEAVVGMLEPLQARFKEFRADQTFLNQVMHEGAEKAQARAEVTLKKVYEKIGLLV
- the dolP gene encoding division/outer membrane stress-associated lipid-binding lipoprotein — its product is MRALLPLIAIVLMLQGCAGAVMVGAVGGAMMLNDERSFSTQLDDTNADFQISSALAAHEDIKNQTNITGVAMNGNVLMIGQAPNSMLRDKAINTVKGLNLGGKIHNQIRIGNPISFTTRSNDTWVTTKVKTRMLNDKELDVTRIKVITENGEVFLLGVVTRDQADLAVEIARNTAGVRKVIKVLDTPSS
- a CDS encoding phosphoheptose isomerase; translated protein: MLERIKDSFTHSIQTKIDAAEALPEAIEKAAEMMVQCLLSGNKILACGNGGSAGDAQHFSAELLNRYEIERPPLPAIALTTDTSTITAIGNDYSYDEIFSKQILALGQPGDILLAISTSGNSGNVIKAMEAALSRDMTIVALTGKDGGAMAGLMGVNDVEVRVPSNVTARIQEVHLLVIHCLCDNIDRTLFPQDEQA
- a CDS encoding YraN family protein: MTQPKHLSLGQQAEDNALAYLEQQGLKLVERNVRYPFGEIDLIMMQGQKWIFIEVKYRQSKQFGGAIQAISKGKIDRLRRAASHYMQRHNIDAQCRFDVVAIDASEINWITDAF
- a CDS encoding penicillin-binding protein activator, yielding MLKSLNTTKFISIAILSTVLFGCATQTAPVKEADSQVSLVTAPLSGSQYLADAAQAKSSEQRDRLMLLAAHAFINQGDTSNSTKTLASIKSNLTQKPELVAEHKYLTARVLELTSTYDDALAQLNYPSQWRLADWQMVSYYQLKARLYQLTKQPIEQARQLSLLSKHLPTAEANEVSDQIWRILQPLHEQTLLSFSQDTSNPIFSGWLQLAYIAKHYAIDPQILVQHLGNWQHDNPRHPGAIKLPTDLERAINAKPYKPKNIAVLLPLTGPRAAIANTVKQGIISSYFANPDDSVSVNFYDSAIGADLAYQQAIDAGAEFIIGPLLQSEVETLLQAQQSHFSATSDDKKQVIPQLFLNNADNITPNQDQFFFALSPIDEAIDAAQKLFNDGITTPLLLASNDSIGQRMAESFNQKWQSLTQQTAEVHFYNSGDEMKVTVQKSLGVLDSKERIARIKALLGSKIEADFRSRRDIDAIYMIANNQDLPLLKPFIDVNFSVFAEPVPLYTTSRSRIESNSRASAQELNNLTISDIPWLLQNNSETAEVEQLWPTWSNSQKRLYIMGYDALELVSKLAQMRALPGYQYSGRSGLLSASPNGTINRQLSWGRYQRGNLRPI
- the rsmI gene encoding 16S rRNA (cytidine(1402)-2'-O)-methyltransferase — its product is MDLSVALYIVPTPIGNLGDISSRAIEVLNQVSLIACEDTRHSGKLLSHFGIETRKTALHDHNERDRAQWIIQKLSNGEAVALISDAGTPLISDPGYHLVSQVREAGYNVIPLPGPCAAITALSASGLPSDRFSFEGFLPAKEKGRLDKLTELAEDPRTLIFYESPHRIVHSLESIVTALGADRHVVMAREVTKTFETFLSGPVAEILETVKQDPNQQKGEIVLMCHGHRVDEDQGIPTVAVNTLKLLSEELPLKKAAAIAAQIHGLKKNALYKFGLELGL
- a CDS encoding diguanylate cyclase domain-containing protein, whose translation is MQILDNRTLLVVIALISIGSAVALISLWRAQNKRNGSGFWASGMSCIALASVLLFGRGSLPEFLSLVIANTFYVVGFLLIYRGIRIFTGREPLGLFDISFPLLMSLLFCYFYYIDNNLNIRIAVLSAAFFIICTMVVKTLLAEKDAPWRTAGYAVAFMFGLFGLSHGSRGIIALFSASYTGFLDPSVTSSIVLLSSVFIIGGIAISLVLLSYSVLEARLRIVSLAIEQSASSIVITDKVGAIKYVNPAFIDKTGYSSEELMGQNPRVLQSGEMDASEYSRLWQTISSGDTWRGEFHNRKKNGEFFWEIASIAPVKQRNGHISHFVAVKEDISALKEAKERIHHLANHDGLTGLPSRTFFMQSLSNVLRSEHAKNCAVLFVDLDGFKAINDSFGHDAGDQLLIEATRRLSCSVRDIDIVGRIGGDEFLILCTEVESQAAVKLVAEHIVNLLAQPFIYDDAEVTISASIGIAFYPQDSDDAETLVKMADKAMYQVKRQGKNNYAFAN